The genomic DNA AGGCTTTGCCCCGGTTGTCAGTCAGGTCGCGCCAGAAGGCTTTGGCATCCTCTTCCTGCGCGGCGCTAAACACGCTAATCAGACGGAAGGTTTGACCCTGGTACTGAAGAATCGGAATCTGCTGCTCTTTCCTGGGGTGCTGAATATTAGAAATTTCAACATCCTGCCGTTTAAGAATAAACATGACGCGATTCAAGCACTCCTACAGGATCGGGATCGTAATTTAGCCTGACCAATTCAGCCTGACCAATTTATCCTGTCTATTTGCGGCAAAGGACACGATCGCCCGATGAGGGAGCCGGTTACAGAGCCGCTCATAAACTGGGGTTCGCCAAACTCCACCGTTGAAGATGGAATCGAAGATGGGCAAGGGTTATTCTGTACGAAAGGTTCGCCGGAAAGGTTGGTTTAAGTGTACCTCTGGACAGACAGCTTCAGAACCGTTCCTGTGGGAAAAGTACAAACTCACGCCCGGATTGCCCAACTGCTCAGTCCGTTCGCCCGTTTGCTGCATAACCTGTCCTGGTGAACTTGCTTTTTTGCCTCTGCTTTCCCTGATGGATGTTATAGTGATGCTCATTGGGAGCAATCCATCTTAGGTTGCCCAGACTTGACGAATTCTGCAACTTTTGCAAAAGATCAGATATAGCGAGATGTAGCGGTATAACAAAAGAGGTAGGAACGCAGAAATCGAACCAGCCAGATTTTGGAAGGGTAAGATTTAGAAAAGCGTTTTTACACTCTGCTTTTATACTCTGTAGGTTCTTACACTCTGTAAGGTGTAAGGTTTTACGTTCTGCAAGCTCCAGTAGCTCAGCTGGATAGAGCAATTGCCTTCTAAGCAATCGGTCGCAGGTTCGAGTCCTGCCTGGGGCGTTAAGTCATTCCTGGTTATCGGTCATTCCAACCAATATAGGTATTTGGTCAGTATCTAGATAGATATCTGCTCCAATATTCTCTGCATCCGAGCTTACCCGAAAGGATGAGGTCAGGCTTGGGCGATCGATCTATGCTAGGCATATCGATGAAACTTGACCCACTGGATCAAAAATGATCGATTCGTGGAATTCAGTTTCCCTGTTGGAGCCATCAAGTTTTCCCGAAGCATTAAATAAAAACCCCTAATCCAAAAAAAGCCGCACTTTCCGTAATGGCAAGTCTGGCTAGTGTAGTTATTCAACGCACCTGATCTCACTTCGATCTGCCGTGCCTGTATTCATCTCGAATGCTCTGTCTCGAACTGTCCGTCTCGAATAGGAAGGAAAGATATGCAAACTCGATACTTTGCGATCGCTGCAATCTTGACCGTACTGCCCGCCTTTGGGGGCAATCTATCTGCCCATGCCGCTGACCCATCGCAGGTGCAGCAGCTTCTAGAGACGGGGATGTGTCAGGGATGCGACCTGTCGGATGCCGATTTGCGGCAGGCTCACCTGATTGGTGCCGACCTGCGAGATGCCAATCTTCAGGGTGCTAATCTGGCAGAGGCAAATTTAGAGGGTGCTGATCTCACGGGTGCAAATTTGAAAGACGCAGACCTGACTGAGGCATTTCTCACCAATGCCAGTCTGAATGACTCTAACCTGACTAACGTCAACCTAACGCGGGCAACCGTGTACTTTGCCGATGTGTCGGGCGCGCTGATGCGAAATATGGATCTCACCGATGCCGCTATTCTCGGTACGGGGATCAGTATCGGTAGTGATTAGAGTATTGATTGAAACAGTAGGCTATAACGGGTGAGTCGAGGGTTGCCTGCCGTTTTGCGTTTTTCAGCATCGGGGCTTTCAGGCACAATGCCTTCTGACTTATCTTTGATTTTGACTTGTGTTTTGGCTTGTCTTCCGGAGTGTAGGGTTAGTTTTCTATATGGAGAATCGCCCGCATCCTTTGCCCCATCTATTCGCTCGAACTATTTGTGATTGCGATATTTTAGGGGTACTTTCTAAATCAGGGGTGCTTTTGAGCGTAATTTTTGACTGCTACAGTCAGTTTGGTGCTGGTGTTTCCTGTGTTACCTATTAAACGCTCGTCTTTTCGGCTACGATCGAGTCCTCCTCTTTTCCTTGACCTCTAACAAATTGGTTAGAGCTATTTGGCTCCATGCACGATCGGTTCTCCTCCCGCGACTCCCGCGAATCGTTACTTATTCGTTCTGCCCCCTTCTTTGAAGGACTTCCTGAAGAGATCGTTGAAAAAGCAGTTGCCCATGTAGTGGTTCGGAGTCATCCTGCGAATCAGGTGATTCTGCTGGAAAACGACTGGGGCACCTCGGTCTATTTCATCCTGGAAGGCTGGGTCAAAATTCGCACCTACAATCTTGACGGCAAGGAAGTAACGCTGAACGTACTGGGCAAAGGAGAGCTGTTTGGCGAAATGGCTCCCCTGGACGAAGTGCCGCGATCGACGGACGTAATTACCCTGGTGCCCACCCTGATTGGCAATATGCCCTCTCAGGATTTTGTAGACCTAATTCGCACCGAACCCGCTTCGGGAGTTAAGCTAGCTCAGCTGATGGCAAGACGGCTGCGGCAGGTCAACCGACGGCTTAGACTGCGTGAATCCGATAGTATGTCTCGCGTCGCGGATATTTTGCTGTTCCTTGCCGATGGACAGGGTAAGCCCGGAGAGCAGGGCATTGAGATCCCTAATTTGCCCCACCGGGAACTGAGCAGCCTCAGCGGACTGGCACGGGAAACGGTGACGCGGGTGTTAAGCAAGCTGGAAAAGAAAGGGCTGATCCATCGCGATCGCGATATTCTCTCTATTCCCGATATTAATGCTCTGGAGCGGATGCTGATTTAGCCACCTGCCTGGAATTGCCTATGGATTGCAACGGCTTCCAGACTCTCAACGGTGACGGTAATCTGTTTCTGCTCGTTGACGGTGACGATCGCCTCCGGGGGGCAATCCTGACCTCGTTCCAGTGCCAGCCCATTCGCCAGCACATTGCAATAGTTTCCGGGTGGCAGGTCGGTTTGCAGCGTTTGGGTGAGGGAGTTTGCTCCCCGGTTGATTACGACAAAGCCAGATGATCCCCGTCCGAAGGCAATCTGATCGCTGCCATTGCTCCACCAGTAGACGACCGGACTATCCACACCCACCTGATTTCGGAAATCAACCATCGCGGCGATCGCAGGGTGCCGATGCTCACAGACCCATTCGCCAAAGCAATTGACCTGACCGTTTTGATAGACAGGCGTAGTGTTGCCCTGGGCATCCGCAGGCGGTCCTTGATCGGGGTCTGAGAAGGCATAGCTAGACATCACCTGGGGCGTACCGTAGGGATAAGCCAGCATAAACACATTTGCCAGGTCGTAGAGCCTGTTGTTCTTGTAGGTAAGATAGTTGCCGCCGCCCGCATGACCCCGCTGTTTGTCGTGGTTGTCGATAAACACAACGGCTTTTTCACTCGGTGCCAGTCCCCAACTTTCCCCCAGGGTTTCCAGTTGGGCGATCGATTGCCCCTCAATGCCCATCAATTTCTCGCTCACCGTCCTGCCATATTCTGCTTCAATCACCCGTCCGTTAGCGTAGTATTCCTGCTTTTTGATCGCCTCATTGCCGGGATCAAGCACCTCTTGATAAACGTAGGGATCGGGATCGACAGCCTGGTTGACGCGCTTGAGAATGGCGGCAATGTCCTGGGCAGCCATATGCTTGGCGGCATCAATCCGAAAGCCATCTACCCCCAGCCGCACCAGATCGATCAGGTGATTGGCAATCTGCTGCTGGACGGCGGGATCGCTGGTATTCAAATCCGGCAGTCCCACCAGTTCGCAGTTTGTCACCTGCTGGCGATCGTTATAGTTGTTGATGTTCTTGCGGCAGGTATGAAAATCCTTTGGCTCGTAAAGTCCAGGATAACGATAGCGATCGAACTGGGTGCCTGCACTGCCAATGCCGCTGGGATCGGCTGCCATGTGGTTAATCACCGCATCCGCATAGATTTTGACGCCCACTTTGTGACAGCGTTCGATCATCCGGGCAAGCTGCGATCCGTTGCCGCTGCGGCTAATTAACTGGTAGCTCACGGGCTGATAGCGCTGCCACCAGGGGAAGCCCTTCTGGGGTAAAACGACATGTTCGGCAGCAGGGGAAATCTGAACGGCTCCGTAGCCGTGGGGCGCAAGGTAGCTCTCGCACTCCTGGGCAATATCATCCCATCGCCACTCCAGCAAATGGACAAAGACTGCATGGGACTGAGGGGAAACTGATAGGGTTGGCGCAGCCGGATTAAACGGAGGGCGATGACAGCTGACCGTCAGAACAAGGCAAAGGCTAGAAACAATTGCCCAACGTAGCCCTGCCCAGGGTAGCCAGGATTTCAACCGGGGAATCATGCTTTAACTTATGTGGCTCGATAAACGGCAATTACAAGGAACAGCGAAGGATTGCTTTAGAATGCCCAGGATTTCTCCTTAAAAGCAAAAATCAAACTCGTATCCCAAAATATGTGAGAACTAGCTCCTTGCTGCCCGTATTGCGAACTTCGTGGACTTCACCCTGCTCAACTGCGACACAGCCGCCTGCCGCCAAGGGATAAATCTGCTGATTAACTTCAATCTCACCCCGACCCGATTCCACAAAAAATACTTCGCACATATCGGCATGGGCATGGGCGGGCGCAACCTGACCGGGGGCAAACCGTGCCTGGGAGAAGTTGGTCAAATGGGGCAGATCACCAAAGCGCAGCATCACTTTCTTTTGGATTGCCGGGTTGTGCGAAACGGGTTCCAGAGGAAGGCGATCGAGATCGGTCTGTTTCATAGTCCTTCAGGATGGGTAGAGGTTAGGTGAATTTTTACGGAACCAGGGCTGCGGCAGCCGGATGCTGCTAGTTCTCCTAGTTGGAGAAGAATAAATGGAGAAGAGTAGACTGGTTGTGTTCCTCCTGGTATAGATTTCTTCTGCTCCCCTTCTAAGGCATACTGACTGAGGAAGCCCATTCTGATGAGCCTCTGTCCTGCTCCCCTGAACTCTGCTCAATGCTCGACCTCACCTGCACGATAATTCATCCATGATTGATTCTCAACTGCTTAGCGTTTCTACGTCCTCTGTGCCTGCGGCTCCCGTTAGCCAGTTTCATGCGGCGATCGCACGGGGAGACTTTCTCATTACGGCAGAAGTCATGCCGCCCAAAGGAGGCGATCCCTCCCACATGATCGAGATGGCAAATCTGCTGAAGGGGCGGGTTCATGCAGTAAATATTACGGATGGTAGCCGGGCAGTGATGCGGATGTCTTCTCTGGCAGCAGCAGTGCTTTTGAGTCAGCAGGGGGTTGAACCCATTTGCCAGATGGCTTGCCGCGATCGAAACTGCATTGCGCTTCAGGCTGACCTGATGGGAGCACAGGCGCTTGGGATTCGCAACGTTCTGGCACTGACGGGCGACCCAATCAAAGCCGGAGATCATCCCGATGCTAAGGGCGTCTTTGAGCTGGAGTCGGTGCGGTTGCTGAAGCTGATTGGCAAACTCAACCAGGGATTTGACTTTAACGACAAAGCCCTTCCGGATGGGGCAACCACGCTACTCGCAGGGGCAGCCGTTGATCCCCAGTGCGGAAGCTGGTCGGGGCTACAGCGTCGATTCGAGCGCAAGCTTGCCGCCGGAGCGCAGTTTTTTCAGAGTCAGCTGATCTCAGACTTCAATCGCCTCAGCAAGTTTATGGATCAGGTAGCAGTGGGCTGTCATACGCCTGTGTTGGCGGGCATCTTTCTGCTCAAATCCGCCAAGAATGCCCAATTCATCAACCGCAATGTGCCAGGGGTACAAATTCCGCAGGACATTATCGATCGCCTGGAACGGGCTAGCGATCCCCTAAGAGAGGGAATGACGATTGCGGCAGAGCAGGTGCAGATGGCACGGCAGATTTGCCAGGGAGTTCACCTGATGGCAGTGCGGCGAGAGGATCTGATTCCTGAGATTCTGGACATGGCAGGCGTTGAGGCGATCGTCCGCTAGAAAACTCCAGGAGTTGGGCTGAAAATGCTGTACTCTGACTCCCCGTTTAATCTCTACTATTGGCTTCTGCCTTTACGATTCAGCGATCGATCGAGAATTCCGACAAATCCACGTCGGGCAGTTCCCGCTCCTGGTAATGGGAGCATTCGCTGCATGGACCCATCGGATTCACCGCACAGCGCATATAGCTGGATCGGGCGTTGAACTGGCAGGTCAGGTCGCCAATCATATAGCCGATGCCCTCCACGTAATGATGATCGGGAGAGAGTCCCAGACGGGGCAGTCCACGGGTTGAGGTCGATTCGATCGCAAGTCGCAGACGTTCCTGTGCCTGAGCATCCGCACGGCGCAAAATCCAAATAGAGGCTAGAGACGGTGTTAAACCCACAATAAAGATAATGAGTGTGATAATCACAGCCGCTTCTAAAGTGGTTAAAGATGTTGATATGACTTACTTACAGCTTAATCAGCAAATTTAGTCTGTCAATATGGGGGTGGAAGTAGGGGGTAGGGAATAGGGAGTAGGAAGGCGGGGGAGTAGGGGGTAGAGAGTGGGGAGTAAGTTGGGGCGATCGCTTTGCTTGCATTCCGTATTTATCTCTACCTTGTTCTAGTTCTTCTTCTTGTTCCAATGCTTTTTGGGCGTTGCTGAATTAAGGGATGAATGGTGCAAATCGAAGTCCTGCACGCCCCCTAAATCCCCCAAGTTTGGGGGACTTTGAAATCGGCAGAATTGCCTGCCGCTATGGAAATGCTGGCATTTGTTTGGTTTTCCCCAGAATTGGGGGGTTAGGGGGGCGATTCATACGCCTATTCAGCAACGCCGCTTTTTGTTCTAATGCTTTGCGTTGAGATGCACGATAGAAGGCTCTGTCTCCCCCATACCTCCTGCTGCAAGTGGGAAAAATTCATACATTACATCCATACATCACAAAATTCCTCTCTCACCCAGCAATAGCGACAGGCGGGAGAGGGATTCAGGGTGAGGACGGCTTGGGACTATTTCCCTGGTATAACGCCTTATTCAGCCTCTTCTGCGGCGAGTTCTAGCGTCTCTTCCTGCAATTCGGCTTCCTCGCGGGTGATGGGTTCATCCATTTCTTCGTCCGTGGCTTCGCTGCCGCCGCCCACAGCAACCAGATCGATTTGCTGGCGGTAGTAGTCTACGCTCTTGACCTGTACCTCAACCCGATCGCCTAACTTGTACTGCTTGCGGTTTTTGCGTCCAACTAGCTTTTGCTGGCGCGATCGATATTCG from Leptolyngbya ohadii IS1 includes the following:
- a CDS encoding DUF6464 family protein, whose translation is MIITLIIFIVGLTPSLASIWILRRADAQAQERLRLAIESTSTRGLPRLGLSPDHHYVEGIGYMIGDLTCQFNARSSYMRCAVNPMGPCSECSHYQERELPDVDLSEFSIDR
- a CDS encoding Crp/Fnr family transcriptional regulator, whose protein sequence is MHDRFSSRDSRESLLIRSAPFFEGLPEEIVEKAVAHVVVRSHPANQVILLENDWGTSVYFILEGWVKIRTYNLDGKEVTLNVLGKGELFGEMAPLDEVPRSTDVITLVPTLIGNMPSQDFVDLIRTEPASGVKLAQLMARRLRQVNRRLRLRESDSMSRVADILLFLADGQGKPGEQGIEIPNLPHRELSSLSGLARETVTRVLSKLEKKGLIHRDRDILSIPDINALERMLI
- a CDS encoding cupin domain-containing protein, which codes for MKQTDLDRLPLEPVSHNPAIQKKVMLRFGDLPHLTNFSQARFAPGQVAPAHAHADMCEVFFVESGRGEIEVNQQIYPLAAGGCVAVEQGEVHEVRNTGSKELVLTYFGIRV
- a CDS encoding methylenetetrahydrofolate reductase; translated protein: MIDSQLLSVSTSSVPAAPVSQFHAAIARGDFLITAEVMPPKGGDPSHMIEMANLLKGRVHAVNITDGSRAVMRMSSLAAAVLLSQQGVEPICQMACRDRNCIALQADLMGAQALGIRNVLALTGDPIKAGDHPDAKGVFELESVRLLKLIGKLNQGFDFNDKALPDGATTLLAGAAVDPQCGSWSGLQRRFERKLAAGAQFFQSQLISDFNRLSKFMDQVAVGCHTPVLAGIFLLKSAKNAQFINRNVPGVQIPQDIIDRLERASDPLREGMTIAAEQVQMARQICQGVHLMAVRREDLIPEILDMAGVEAIVR
- a CDS encoding pentapeptide repeat-containing protein; this encodes MQTRYFAIAAILTVLPAFGGNLSAHAADPSQVQQLLETGMCQGCDLSDADLRQAHLIGADLRDANLQGANLAEANLEGADLTGANLKDADLTEAFLTNASLNDSNLTNVNLTRATVYFADVSGALMRNMDLTDAAILGTGISIGSD
- a CDS encoding alpha-amylase; amino-acid sequence: MIPRLKSWLPWAGLRWAIVSSLCLVLTVSCHRPPFNPAAPTLSVSPQSHAVFVHLLEWRWDDIAQECESYLAPHGYGAVQISPAAEHVVLPQKGFPWWQRYQPVSYQLISRSGNGSQLARMIERCHKVGVKIYADAVINHMAADPSGIGSAGTQFDRYRYPGLYEPKDFHTCRKNINNYNDRQQVTNCELVGLPDLNTSDPAVQQQIANHLIDLVRLGVDGFRIDAAKHMAAQDIAAILKRVNQAVDPDPYVYQEVLDPGNEAIKKQEYYANGRVIEAEYGRTVSEKLMGIEGQSIAQLETLGESWGLAPSEKAVVFIDNHDKQRGHAGGGNYLTYKNNRLYDLANVFMLAYPYGTPQVMSSYAFSDPDQGPPADAQGNTTPVYQNGQVNCFGEWVCEHRHPAIAAMVDFRNQVGVDSPVVYWWSNGSDQIAFGRGSSGFVVINRGANSLTQTLQTDLPPGNYCNVLANGLALERGQDCPPEAIVTVNEQKQITVTVESLEAVAIHRQFQAGG